The DNA segment CTGGGCGGTACTGCGGCTGCACCGCGAGCAGAGCCGGGGTGCGGCGATGCGGTCGTTCCACGCCTCGAACGCCTACCTCGGGATGCTGCTGTTCGCGATCATCGCCGACGCACTGGTCCTATGATCGAGACCGGACACGAGACGCCCGACGCCCTCCGATGGCTCCCCGAGCGCTTCCAGCCCCGAACGTCGACGCTGCTCTACGGGGCGGCGCTCGTCAACGCCGAGGTCCTGCTCGTCGCCGCATACCTGCTGGCCTCCGGCGCGAGCGTCGACGACCCGTTCGGCCTCGTCTACCCGTTCGTCTGGATCAACGTCGGCCTCTGGGCGATCGTGCGGACCGATCCCGTCGCCCGCGAGCGCCGCCACCGCCGGCTCGTGGGCGTCGTCGCCGGCGTCTACCTCCTCGCGCTGTTCGTCCTCGGCGGGATGCTCTGGACGGCCCACCCCGAGGCGCCCACCGGCTTCGACGTCTCGATGCTCACGCCCGGCGTCGGACCCGTCCTCGCGTACAACGGGACGCTCGTGCGCTTCACGCTCGTCCCCTTCCTCGTCGTCGGCTACGCCGCGCTCGCCTACCTCGTCTACGCGACGCTGCTCGACGCGGCCGGATCGGCGATCGGTGGCGTCGTCGGACTGTTCTCGTGTCTCTCCTGTGTCTGGCCGCTGATCGCGCCGATCTTCGTCGGCGCGTTCGGCAGCGCCGGCGCCGCGGCGGCGACGAGCCTCCAGTCCTACGTCGCCGGGACCGCGATCTTCCTGGCGACGGTGGCGCTGCTCTACTGGCGGCCGTTCAAGCGCGAGCACGAACCCGAGTCCGAGCGGGAGCCGCCCGACGACCCGAGGGAACGTTGGGAACGAGGAGGACGGGACCGCTAGTGGCCGAAGCGCCGGCCTTCCTCCTCGTAGCGCGCGTCGTCGATGCGCTCGCGCTGCTCGCGCGAGAGGTCGACCTCGACCGCACCGACGTTCTCCTCTAGCTGGTCGGTCGTGCGTGCACCGACGATCGGCGTACACGAGAACTCCTCCTGGTCGATCAGCCAGCGCAACGAGACCTGTGCGGGGGTGGCGTCGACCTCGTCGGCGACCGTGCGGATCTCGTCGAGCACGTGCCACCCTCGATCGGAGACGTAGTAGTCCTCGAAGCGCTCGTCGAGGTCGGCGCGCGATCCCTCGGGGCCAACGACCTCCTCGCCTTCCTTCTCGTACTTTCCGGTGAGGAAGCCGCCCGCGAGCGGCGAGTACGGACAGACCGCGAGGTCCTGATCCGCACAGACCTCGAGGTAGTCGGCGACGTCGTCGCGGTAGGCGGCGTGAAACAGCGGCTGGGTGACGTCGAAGCGTTCGAAGCCCTCGACCTCCGACTTCCAGAGCGCCTTCGTCAGCTGCCAGGCGGCCATCGTCGAGGCGCCGAGGTAGTTGACCTTCCCCTTATCGACGAGCGTGTCGAGCGCGTCGAGCGTCTCCTCGATCGGCGTCTCCTCGTCCCAGCGGTGGATGTAGTAGACGTCGAGGTAGTCCGTTCCCAGCCGATCGAGCGTCCCCTCGATCTGCTCGCGAATGTGCTTTCGACCGAGACCGGAGTCGTTCGGTCCGGGCTCGCCCCAGCCGTCGAACGGGAAGTAGACCTTCGAGGCGAGCACGAAGTCGCTCCGGTCGCGCTCGGCGAGCCACTCACCGATGTACTCCTCGCTGGTCCCGTGTGGGGTGCCGTAGACGTTCGCGGTGTCGATGAAGTTGATCCCGTGATCCCATGCGGTATCGAGCAGATCGTGTGCCTCCTCCCTGCTGGTCTCGACGGTGCCGTTGCTCTCCTTTCCGAAGCGCCACGTGCCGAAACACAGCTTCGAGACGTCGGTGCCGGTCGAACCGAGACTGTGGTACTCCATGGTGGCTCCTCGGATCCCAGTACCTAAACGCTCACCGTGGCGGCCATTCCTTCGGGATGCGATCCGGTCGTCGCACGGGACGTCGATGGTCGGACTCCGGCCGCCGTCCCGGCCCGGTCGATATATAGTTCGAGATCCGGTCGACACCGCCGTCCGTCGATCGGTCGATGACCGGTTGAATTCGGGACACGTACGGAGTCCAATCCGAAATCCGTACTTCGCCCTCGACCCGTCGAAGATCCTCATAACGGCAGTTCTCGTCACCTCTCCCTCGCGATCGACCCGGAGCGAATACCGATGGTTAGCCGTCCGGAGCCTTCCCATCTGATATATATATATCATAGCATCGTACTTAACCAATCGCCGAAACGTCTCGAGTGATGACGGACGATCAAGCCGACGGGCGAAGCGGAGCGGTGTCGCGTCGAAACGTGCTCGCGGCGGGGGGGACTGCGCTCGCACTCTCGATCGCTGGCTGTGCTAACAACGAGGGGTCGAGCGATAATGGTTCAGGTGACGAGGGACTCGGCGGCGGGGGCGGAAACGGCGATAGCGACCTCTCGGGCGAGGTCATCGTCACCGGATCGAGCACGGTGTTTCCCATCTCGGACCAGATGGCACAGAACTTCATGGAGGAGAACCCCGACGTCAACGTGACCGTTGACTCCACGGGAAGCGGCGGCGGCTTCGAGAACCACTTCTGTCCGGGTAACTCCGACATCAACGGTGCCTCGCGACCGATCAAGGAGGAAGAATCCGCGAGCTGTGAGGAGAACGGCGTCGAACCCGTCGAGTTCCAGGTCGCCGGCGACGCGCTGACGATGGCCGTCAGCCCCGACAACGACTGGGTCGACAGCATGACCTACGATCAGATGGCCCAGATCTGGCAGGAAGGCGGTGCGGAGACGTGGGCCGACGTCAACTCCGATTGGCCCGACGAGGAGTTCGAGCTGTTCGGTCCGGACGACACCTCCGGTACCTTCGACTGGTTCACCGAGAACGTCGTCGGCGAGGCCGGCAACCACCGCAGCGACTACGAACCGACCGAGGACGACAACATCATCGTCGAAGGGCTAGAAAACAACGAGTACTCGATCGGCTACTTCGGCTTCGCGTACTATCAGGAGAACCAGGACCGCGTCAAGGCGCTCGCCGTCGCGGAAAGCGAGGGCGATGAGCCGGTCGAGCCAAGCCTCGAAGCCGCACAGGCCGGCGACTACCCGATGGCGCGGCCGCTGTTCATCTACCCGAGTGGGAACTCGCTCAGCGAGAAAGAACAGGTCTACGCGTTCACGGAGTACTACCTCGATAACTCCGACGAGTCGTTCATCGGCGAGGAGATCGGCTACGTTCCGTCGAACTCCGAGCAAGTAGACGAGAACCTCTCGACGCTCGAAGAGTACCAGTAATCGACGGGCTGCACGCGACGACGGAGCGACCGACATCCCATTTCAGCGTCCGTTTCGCCCGCGGTCTGAATCGGGAACGAACAGCATCACACGAATACGATAGATATTAGACATGGTTCGACGATGAGCGGAAACTCAGGCACAGCGAGTGAGTCAATAACCTACGGTTCGGTCGGCCGTGGAATACAAGAACGATTGATCAAGCTCTTGTTGTTTTCGTGCGCCGCGTTGACGGTGCTGGTCACGCTCAGTATCCTCGTCACGCTCACGTATGATACGATCACCTTCTTCGGGTTCGAAGCGGTCGACGTCGTCTCGTTTCTGACCGAAACCAACTGGGAGCCACGAAGCGGCCAGTACGGCGTCTGGCCGCTCGTGAGCGCGACGCTTACGGTTACCGTGGTCTCCGCGCTGGTCGCGATTCCGATCGGGACGGCCGCCGCCGTCTACCTCTCGGAGTACGCCAGCCCGCAGATGCGGTCAGTGCTCAAGCCGGCCCTCGAGATCCTCGCGGGGATCCCGACGGTCGTCTACGGCTACCTCGCGCTGGTCTATCTCACCCCGTGGCTCCGCGCCGCGGGGCTCCCACTCGGCACGTTCAACCTGCTCAGTGCGTCAGTCATGGTGGGGATCCTGATCGTGCCAATGGTCTCGTCGCTCTCGGAGGACGCCATGAGCGCCGTTCCCGATTCGCTGCGTCAGGCCGGCTACGGAATGGGCGCGACGAAGTTCCAGGTCTCGACCGGGATCGTGATTCCAGCTGCGGTCTCGGGCGTCTTCTCGTCGTACATCCTCGCACTCAGCCGTGCGATCGGTGAGACGATGATCGTCGTCATGGCTGCCGGGCTCCAGACCAACCTGTTCGACCCGCTCGATCCGTTCGGCAGTCTCGCGAGCTCCGGTCGTACGATGACCGCGGCGATGGTCAACGCAGTCACGAGCGACGCGACGGGTGCTTCGCCGGAGTACTACAGCATGTTCGCGATCGGGCTGACGCTGTTCGTCATCACCTTTACGATGAACCTGCTGAGCAACCGCATCGCGGCGCGTTACCGGGAGGAGTACCAATGATGGGACACGAAGCGGTCCGAACGGGGGTGTCTCGATAATGGCGAGCGACGCCACCGACGTCGGCAAGTGGTTCGGCGACGCCGGATCGATCGACCGCACGACGGGCCGGCTGTTCAAGTGGGGCTGTCTGGGTGCGACGGCACTCGCGCTGTTTCTGATGCTCGTCTTTCTGTTGTACG comes from the Halalkalicoccus sp. CG83 genome and includes:
- a CDS encoding DUF7546 family protein, giving the protein MIETGHETPDALRWLPERFQPRTSTLLYGAALVNAEVLLVAAYLLASGASVDDPFGLVYPFVWINVGLWAIVRTDPVARERRHRRLVGVVAGVYLLALFVLGGMLWTAHPEAPTGFDVSMLTPGVGPVLAYNGTLVRFTLVPFLVVGYAALAYLVYATLLDAAGSAIGGVVGLFSCLSCVWPLIAPIFVGAFGSAGAAAATSLQSYVAGTAIFLATVALLYWRPFKREHEPESEREPPDDPRERWERGGRDR
- a CDS encoding aldo/keto reductase, translating into MEYHSLGSTGTDVSKLCFGTWRFGKESNGTVETSREEAHDLLDTAWDHGINFIDTANVYGTPHGTSEEYIGEWLAERDRSDFVLASKVYFPFDGWGEPGPNDSGLGRKHIREQIEGTLDRLGTDYLDVYYIHRWDEETPIEETLDALDTLVDKGKVNYLGASTMAAWQLTKALWKSEVEGFERFDVTQPLFHAAYRDDVADYLEVCADQDLAVCPYSPLAGGFLTGKYEKEGEEVVGPEGSRADLDERFEDYYVSDRGWHVLDEIRTVADEVDATPAQVSLRWLIDQEEFSCTPIVGARTTDQLEENVGAVEVDLSREQRERIDDARYEEEGRRFGH
- a CDS encoding PstS family phosphate ABC transporter substrate-binding protein, which translates into the protein MTDDQADGRSGAVSRRNVLAAGGTALALSIAGCANNEGSSDNGSGDEGLGGGGGNGDSDLSGEVIVTGSSTVFPISDQMAQNFMEENPDVNVTVDSTGSGGGFENHFCPGNSDINGASRPIKEEESASCEENGVEPVEFQVAGDALTMAVSPDNDWVDSMTYDQMAQIWQEGGAETWADVNSDWPDEEFELFGPDDTSGTFDWFTENVVGEAGNHRSDYEPTEDDNIIVEGLENNEYSIGYFGFAYYQENQDRVKALAVAESEGDEPVEPSLEAAQAGDYPMARPLFIYPSGNSLSEKEQVYAFTEYYLDNSDESFIGEEIGYVPSNSEQVDENLSTLEEYQ
- the pstC gene encoding phosphate ABC transporter permease subunit PstC — protein: MSGNSGTASESITYGSVGRGIQERLIKLLLFSCAALTVLVTLSILVTLTYDTITFFGFEAVDVVSFLTETNWEPRSGQYGVWPLVSATLTVTVVSALVAIPIGTAAAVYLSEYASPQMRSVLKPALEILAGIPTVVYGYLALVYLTPWLRAAGLPLGTFNLLSASVMVGILIVPMVSSLSEDAMSAVPDSLRQAGYGMGATKFQVSTGIVIPAAVSGVFSSYILALSRAIGETMIVVMAAGLQTNLFDPLDPFGSLASSGRTMTAAMVNAVTSDATGASPEYYSMFAIGLTLFVITFTMNLLSNRIAARYREEYQ